In Deinococcus multiflagellatus, the genomic window GGGTTGATGCTGTCCATCGGTTCAACCTGGACGCCCCGGGGCTCCGGGTGTCAGTTCGAGATTCCCACGCGGTGGGGATCAAGCGGCCGCATCAACCTGATGGGTTGTCTGACCGTTGAGGGGTCCACGACCCGTCTAGATGTACGTGAACTGAACGGGAACTGCACGGGCGAACAGGTCACCCAGTTCCTCGACACCGTGGCGCAGACCTGTGACCCACATTGCCTGACGGTCGTCATT contains:
- a CDS encoding transposase; the protein is MLSIGSTWTPRGSGCQFEIPTRWGSSGRINLMGCLTVEGSTTRLDVRELNGNCTGEQVTQFLDTVAQTCDPHCLTVVILDNAPFHKGAALQKKIPQWEDQGLYLRYLPPYAPMLNHIEAVWRRLKGFLMPRRCYNSVTELRDALGAALTALGARFI